From the genome of Orcinus orca chromosome 5, mOrcOrc1.1, whole genome shotgun sequence, one region includes:
- the LOC101272461 gene encoding protein BEX2-like produces MENANQEDEKKDEKEQDANKREPLVLPLEAGEYRVPRGKFHVRQPILQYIRDMTQRLGEPQARMREENMERIGEEVRELMEKLREKQSVGS; encoded by the exons ATGGAAAATGCCAACCAGGAGGatgaaaaaaaggatgaaaaggaacAAGATGCTAATAAAAGAGAGCCTTTGGTCCTCCCTTTGGAAGCTGGTGAATATCGTGTACCTAGAGGAAAGTTCCATGTTAG GCAGCCCATCCTGCAGTATATACGGGACATGACTCAGAGGCTTGGAGAACCACAGGCAAGGATGAGAGAGGAGAATATGGAAAGGATTGGCgaggaggtgagggagctgaTGGAAAAGCTGAGGGAAAAGCAGTCTGTGGGCAGTTAG